In Nicotiana tabacum cultivar K326 chromosome 21, ASM71507v2, whole genome shotgun sequence, one DNA window encodes the following:
- the LOC142175218 gene encoding uncharacterized protein LOC142175218 — translation MEATGMSRVTELHEPDEFCYHAFESTRLYKERMKMMHDKHIQERIFKPGDIVLLYNSRLKLFWGKLKSRWSGPFKVVQVFSSGTVEIELEDGTNRFRANGERLKHYLSMDEEKVISVIYLKEPQV, via the coding sequence ATGGAGGCCACTGGTATGAGTAGAGTCACAGAGTTGCATGAACCTGATGAGTTCTGTTACCATGCTTTTGAGAGCACCAGGTTGTACAAAGAAAGAATGAAGATGATGCACGATAAGCATATTCAAGAGAGAATTTTCAAACCCGGAGATATCGTGTTGTTGTATAACTCAAGATTGAAATTATTTTGGGGTAAGCTGAAATCCAGATGGTCGGGCCCATTTAAAGTTGTGCAAGTGTTCTCAAGTGGAACTGTAGAAATTGAGTTAGAGGATGGAACAAATAGGTTTAGAGCCAATGGAGAAAGATTGAAACATTACCTTAGCATGGATGAGGAAAAAGTTATATCGGTGATTTATTTGAAGGAGCCTCAAGTGTGA